From the Gallaecimonas mangrovi genome, one window contains:
- a CDS encoding LuxR C-terminal-related transcriptional regulator, with translation MDNDSPQLSERQLEILALVSKGCSNPDIAKLLNLSQNTVKTHLSNILKQLDLSNRTEASVWFEQHYRSAAIDDQMPLQLICSGQQQTSSQFSTALTDALARFELIHLAQLLSSTGYLLQIEDAPEQRSRLVLTYQESSAQHYVLWTGPAIQTGATETVLHYAALIVAKMQGNQATLNRGNTALPSGFEALYSVEFKLRHRSVSQLIDARQIMVQLQRRYPQWPLMHSVNVLVIYASLIEGYLEATPERLAEMTASAQQACNMAPDSAYAHLAFTLYCIISRRHGEALIHIQQALLINPALEYGLFLLGQVQALNGHYQEALQSYDRYLAIFPEGTHSGRSYAGKALIHYLAGQYTEAKNQASQAILYNQTVQAGLQMVLLSVAVRESDSAQIAAITQQLQQQMASNAMQLANIQTLVAAVMPPTEAQRFFADLAAAGLPIAHNPG, from the coding sequence ATGGATAACGATAGCCCGCAACTTAGTGAACGACAGCTTGAGATCCTAGCATTGGTGAGCAAGGGATGTTCTAACCCCGATATCGCCAAGCTACTTAACCTTTCCCAAAATACGGTAAAAACCCACCTTTCCAATATCCTCAAACAGCTGGATTTAAGTAACCGTACCGAAGCCTCGGTGTGGTTTGAACAGCACTACCGAAGCGCCGCCATTGACGATCAAATGCCACTGCAACTCATCTGTAGCGGCCAGCAACAGACCAGCAGCCAATTTTCGACGGCATTAACCGACGCCCTAGCACGCTTTGAACTCATCCATCTGGCTCAGCTGCTAAGCAGCACCGGCTATCTTTTGCAAATAGAAGACGCGCCAGAGCAGCGCTCGCGACTGGTACTGACCTACCAAGAATCGTCCGCCCAACATTATGTGCTTTGGACGGGTCCGGCTATCCAAACGGGCGCAACGGAAACGGTGCTGCATTATGCCGCTTTAATTGTCGCGAAAATGCAGGGCAACCAAGCCACACTGAACCGTGGCAATACGGCACTGCCAAGCGGCTTTGAAGCCCTTTATAGCGTTGAATTCAAACTCAGACACCGCAGTGTTAGCCAGCTGATTGACGCCCGGCAAATCATGGTACAACTACAACGCAGATACCCGCAGTGGCCACTGATGCACAGTGTTAATGTGCTGGTGATTTACGCCTCTTTAATAGAAGGCTACTTGGAAGCCACCCCAGAACGCCTAGCCGAGATGACAGCCAGTGCGCAGCAAGCTTGCAATATGGCTCCAGACTCAGCCTATGCACATTTGGCTTTCACCCTGTATTGCATTATTAGCCGCCGCCATGGTGAAGCGCTTATCCATATTCAACAGGCGTTACTCATTAACCCTGCCTTGGAATACGGGCTATTTTTGCTTGGCCAGGTACAAGCCCTTAATGGCCATTACCAAGAGGCGCTGCAAAGTTATGACCGGTACCTCGCCATCTTTCCTGAAGGCACCCATTCCGGGCGTTCTTATGCTGGCAAAGCCTTAATTCACTATTTGGCGGGCCAATATACCGAGGCAAAAAACCAAGCGAGCCAGGCCATTCTTTATAACCAAACCGTGCAAGCTGGCCTGCAAATGGTATTGCTAAGTGTTGCCGTCAGAGAAAGCGATAGCGCACAAATAGCCGCCATTACTCAACAGCTACAGCAACAAATGGCCAGTAACGCAATGCAACTGGCCAATATTCAGACGCTGGTGGCAGCGGTGATGCCACCGACCGAAGCACAACGTTTTTTTGCCGACCTAGCGGCAGCGGGCTTACCTATTGCCCATAACCCAGGGTAA
- a CDS encoding DUF1294 domain-containing protein, giving the protein MRYLGRLQNWNDDKGFGFVEPNGGGVRAFVHIKAFEQRRQRPGNGDLINYVLGKDQQGRPQALAIRFANKAANTPRQHAQSGGASALFGLVFLAMVLALSFFKKMPLPFTAAYWGLSLFVFLLYGADKSAAQKGRWRTKESTLHLFALLGGWPGGALAQYIFRHKSKKKAFKAVFWLTVFINIAALCWLEWQLVS; this is encoded by the coding sequence ATGCGCTACCTGGGACGCTTACAAAATTGGAATGACGATAAAGGCTTTGGCTTTGTTGAACCCAATGGCGGCGGCGTTCGGGCCTTTGTTCACATCAAGGCATTTGAGCAGCGCCGCCAGCGCCCGGGGAATGGGGACCTCATTAACTATGTGTTGGGCAAGGACCAACAGGGGCGACCGCAAGCCTTGGCAATTCGTTTCGCCAATAAGGCCGCTAACACCCCGCGCCAGCATGCCCAAAGTGGCGGCGCAAGCGCCCTCTTTGGATTGGTATTTTTAGCGATGGTGCTGGCACTGAGCTTTTTCAAAAAGATGCCGTTACCCTTCACGGCTGCCTACTGGGGGCTGAGTCTTTTTGTGTTCCTGCTTTATGGCGCCGATAAAAGCGCAGCGCAAAAGGGCCGTTGGCGAACCAAGGAAAGTACGCTACACCTTTTTGCCTTGCTGGGTGGTTGGCCTGGCGGCGCCTTGGCGCAATATATTTTTCGCCATAAATCCAAGAAAAAAGCATTTAAAGCCGTCTTTTGGCTGACCGTGTTCATTAACATCGCGGCCTTATGCTGGTTAGAATGGCAGCTTGTCAGCTAG
- a CDS encoding HutD/Ves family protein produces the protein MSVTFCLLEQSAVQPWKNGGGLTRQLLAFPEDNWALRVSVADINVAGPFSVFSGVQRNFVLLSGQSITLTGAGKSQQLTPKSPPLSFDGADNAYCQLEAGSVQALNFMVKSAAGVGSMQRVTANQPWQGSFTWRAVFSVNGGLLQAGGERLKLPAMSLAWSLDSGAIPWHFGSDGEAFWLGFQEKA, from the coding sequence ATGTCAGTGACGTTTTGTTTGCTGGAACAATCTGCTGTACAGCCATGGAAAAATGGTGGCGGCCTTACTCGCCAATTATTGGCTTTTCCTGAAGATAACTGGGCGCTGCGTGTCAGTGTCGCTGATATCAATGTTGCTGGCCCTTTCTCTGTTTTTAGTGGCGTGCAGCGCAACTTTGTCTTACTCAGTGGCCAAAGCATTACCCTCACGGGTGCTGGCAAATCGCAGCAGCTAACGCCTAAAAGCCCGCCACTGAGTTTTGACGGTGCTGACAATGCCTATTGCCAGCTAGAGGCAGGCTCAGTGCAAGCGCTTAATTTTATGGTGAAAAGCGCAGCCGGCGTTGGCAGCATGCAAAGGGTCACGGCCAACCAGCCTTGGCAGGGCTCCTTTACCTGGCGAGCTGTGTTTAGTGTGAATGGTGGCCTATTGCAGGCCGGCGGTGAAAGGCTCAAGCTGCCCGCCATGAGCCTGGCGTGGAGCCTTGATAGTGGTGCTATACCCTGGCATTTCGGCAGTGACGGCGAAGCCTTTTGGCTTGGTTTTCAGGAAAAAGCATAA
- a CDS encoding acyltransferase family protein, which produces MGSVRALLAISVIFAHTYGFVFVGGRLAVELFYMISGFLISYVLLESKTYNNKKAFYINRFLRIYPLYWVVLIITLFCVFLSVHFLNTKPMILDTFSKVSVVGKLVLLFSNTFIFGQDWVMFTSVKNGFLQFSSDFRDTEIEMWTGLAIPQAWTLGVELTFYLIAPFLLKNIKLILVFLGCSLLVKAYLIFIGLGFSDPWDYRFFPAELSLFLLGAVAHQVLKPFFEKKIKNRSISNAITIFIFSYCVLFFILPNEPLNHFLLIFLFFIALPFIFRFQFFYKWDRKVGELSYPIYISHMLVVVISKHFLNYFNLSEKSLSGSIIIIMSTIAFSYLLHLIVERNIERLRNVIKISKSINKD; this is translated from the coding sequence ATGGGAAGTGTAAGGGCGCTGTTGGCTATTTCTGTTATTTTTGCTCACACTTACGGATTTGTTTTTGTTGGAGGGCGATTAGCTGTAGAGTTGTTTTATATGATATCGGGATTCTTAATATCTTATGTTCTCCTTGAATCTAAAACTTATAATAATAAGAAAGCATTTTATATAAATAGATTTCTCAGGATTTATCCATTGTATTGGGTTGTTTTGATAATTACACTTTTTTGTGTTTTTTTATCAGTTCATTTTTTAAATACGAAGCCAATGATTTTAGATACCTTTTCTAAGGTTAGTGTTGTTGGTAAGCTTGTTCTTTTATTTTCAAATACTTTTATATTCGGCCAGGATTGGGTGATGTTTACTAGTGTAAAAAATGGATTTTTGCAGTTTTCATCTGATTTTAGAGATACAGAAATTGAGATGTGGACAGGTCTTGCTATTCCTCAAGCATGGACTTTAGGTGTTGAGTTAACCTTTTATTTAATTGCACCATTTTTGTTGAAAAACATCAAGCTGATTTTGGTTTTCCTTGGTTGCTCTCTTCTTGTGAAGGCCTACCTGATTTTCATAGGATTAGGGTTTAGTGATCCTTGGGATTATAGATTTTTCCCTGCCGAGTTATCACTGTTTTTGTTGGGAGCGGTAGCTCATCAAGTTTTAAAACCTTTTTTTGAAAAGAAAATAAAGAATAGAAGTATATCAAATGCTATAACTATTTTTATATTCTCTTATTGTGTGCTTTTCTTTATATTACCCAATGAGCCACTAAATCACTTTTTATTGATTTTTCTATTCTTTATTGCTTTGCCATTTATTTTTAGGTTTCAATTTTTTTATAAGTGGGATAGAAAGGTAGGAGAGCTAAGTTATCCTATATATATATCTCACATGTTGGTTGTGGTTATTTCTAAACACTTTCTTAATTATTTCAATCTCAGTGAAAAATCACTAAGTGGTTCTATAATAATAATAATGTCTACAATAGCTTTTAGCTATCTATTGCATTTGATAGTGGAACGAAATATTGAACGGCTTAGAAACGTCATTAAGATAAGTAAAAGTATCAACAAAGATTAG
- a CDS encoding DUF6489 family protein, whose protein sequence is MKVTIDIECTPEEARSFLGLPDIKPMQAKMMADFEQQMQKGLSSMDPETLAKTWFGTSNIKAVEELQKAFWLQMMGKAGQGS, encoded by the coding sequence ATGAAGGTAACCATCGATATTGAATGCACGCCAGAAGAGGCCCGTAGCTTTCTAGGCTTGCCCGATATAAAACCCATGCAAGCCAAAATGATGGCTGATTTTGAGCAACAGATGCAAAAAGGGCTGAGCAGTATGGACCCGGAAACGCTGGCCAAAACCTGGTTTGGTACCAGTAACATCAAAGCGGTTGAAGAGCTGCAAAAGGCCTTTTGGCTACAGATGATGGGCAAAGCAGGGCAGGGCAGCTAA
- a CDS encoding helix-hairpin-helix domain-containing protein, with amino-acid sequence MNPGKVSRNQLTTLTDLPNIGPASAGDLRLLGIEKPADLIGKDAFSLYRRLCDLTGSRQDPCVLDVLISVTAFMAGDNAKPWWAFTAERKQRYPDI; translated from the coding sequence ATGAATCCTGGCAAAGTCTCACGCAACCAACTGACAACCTTGACTGACCTACCGAACATCGGCCCGGCCAGCGCCGGGGATTTGCGCCTGCTGGGCATAGAAAAACCGGCTGACTTGATTGGCAAAGATGCCTTTTCACTTTATCGACGTTTATGTGACCTGACCGGTAGCCGCCAAGACCCTTGCGTGCTGGATGTGCTGATATCTGTCACCGCTTTTATGGCCGGGGACAACGCTAAGCCCTGGTGGGCTTTTACGGCCGAGCGTAAACAGCGCTATCCCGATATTTAA
- a CDS encoding TIGR01777 family oxidoreductase, with amino-acid sequence MSKAKLFITGATGFIGRALCKQLQSRFAITALTRDPQKATGILGPDMTFCSNVPDLQDTEVVINLAGEPIANRRWSDHQKRRIERSRWQLTEELVAAMAPKPPKVFISGSALGYYGPQPADAIVSEDYTAITDDFGHRLCAGWEQRALKAQAFTRVCVLRTGVVLGNGGGLKKMLLPFKLGLGGPIGNGEQIMSWISLDDMVAAIMLLLARDDLSGAFNCTAPNPVSNKVFAQTLGQLLHRPAVLPMPAFIPKLLLGEGATLLLDGQQVLPKRLLEAGFNFQQQELRQALNVALKAL; translated from the coding sequence ATGAGTAAAGCCAAGCTTTTCATCACCGGCGCCACCGGTTTTATTGGCCGCGCACTTTGTAAACAGCTGCAATCGCGCTTTGCCATTACCGCCCTTACCCGCGATCCGCAAAAAGCCACCGGCATTTTAGGCCCGGATATGACCTTTTGTAGCAATGTGCCTGACCTTCAAGATACCGAGGTGGTGATAAATCTGGCCGGGGAGCCCATTGCCAATAGGCGCTGGAGCGACCATCAAAAAAGGCGCATTGAACGCAGCCGCTGGCAATTAACCGAGGAGCTGGTAGCGGCGATGGCGCCAAAGCCGCCTAAGGTTTTTATTAGTGGCTCAGCATTGGGTTACTACGGCCCGCAACCTGCTGATGCCATAGTGTCGGAAGACTACACAGCTATCACTGATGACTTTGGCCACCGTCTTTGTGCGGGCTGGGAGCAGCGGGCACTCAAAGCCCAAGCCTTTACCCGGGTTTGTGTGCTGCGCACTGGCGTGGTTTTAGGCAACGGTGGCGGCCTTAAAAAAATGCTTTTACCGTTTAAATTGGGCCTGGGTGGGCCTATTGGTAACGGCGAACAAATCATGAGCTGGATAAGCCTTGATGACATGGTGGCAGCCATCATGCTACTGCTTGCCCGTGATGACCTTTCCGGCGCTTTTAACTGCACCGCGCCCAACCCGGTTTCAAATAAGGTTTTTGCCCAAACCCTTGGCCAACTCCTGCACCGCCCGGCAGTGCTGCCGATGCCCGCCTTTATTCCCAAGCTGCTGTTGGGAGAAGGGGCAACCCTGCTGCTAGATGGCCAACAAGTACTCCCCAAACGGTTACTGGAAGCCGGCTTTAATTTTCAACAGCAAGAGTTGCGCCAGGCACTTAATGTTGCGCTCAAAGCGCTGTAG
- a CDS encoding AI-2E family transporter, whose translation MSRNWMLWVAALVVVAAGVKLSANMLVPFLLSGFIAITCNPLVNWLNQRKVPRPLAVVLIIFLIVLIGFMLTGLVGSSVNQFTANIPQYRAKLLTQFAWVTDHLAAFNVHLDRQQLQKILDPGAAMNMAANTLTGLGSLLTNFFVILLTVVFMLFEAPMMARKVNIASQGDTQVNKALKRFFTSVNHYLAIKTVVSLATGVLIWAWTWSVGVDFPLLWGVLAFLLNYIPNIGSILAAVPAVLLALLQLGLFHAGMTALGFLLVNTLMGNAVEPRLMGRGLNLSTLVVFISLIFWGWLLGSVGMLLSVPLTMIIKIALESNHNTAKIAVLLSNELPQEDSREEAS comes from the coding sequence ATGAGCCGAAATTGGATGCTATGGGTAGCCGCGTTAGTGGTGGTGGCTGCGGGCGTTAAACTGTCGGCTAATATGCTGGTGCCGTTCTTGTTGTCAGGTTTTATTGCCATCACCTGTAACCCGTTGGTCAATTGGTTGAATCAACGCAAGGTGCCAAGGCCACTGGCGGTGGTGTTAATTATCTTCCTGATTGTGCTGATCGGTTTCATGTTAACCGGGTTGGTCGGCAGCTCTGTTAACCAATTTACCGCCAATATTCCCCAGTATCGCGCTAAGTTACTCACCCAGTTTGCTTGGGTAACCGACCATTTGGCGGCGTTTAATGTGCACCTTGACCGCCAGCAGTTGCAGAAAATTCTCGACCCGGGCGCCGCCATGAATATGGCAGCCAATACCCTAACGGGTCTTGGCTCATTGCTCACTAACTTCTTTGTTATCTTGCTGACCGTGGTGTTTATGTTGTTTGAAGCGCCGATGATGGCGCGCAAGGTCAATATTGCCAGCCAGGGGGATACTCAGGTTAACAAGGCCCTTAAGCGCTTTTTCACCTCGGTTAATCATTACTTGGCGATTAAAACCGTGGTGAGTCTGGCAACCGGGGTGCTGATTTGGGCTTGGACCTGGTCGGTAGGGGTAGACTTCCCGCTGCTGTGGGGCGTATTGGCGTTTTTGCTCAATTATATCCCCAACATCGGTTCTATTCTCGCCGCGGTACCGGCGGTGCTGCTGGCGTTATTACAGTTGGGTCTGTTTCATGCCGGCATGACGGCGCTGGGTTTTTTACTGGTCAATACCTTGATGGGCAACGCGGTTGAGCCCCGCCTGATGGGCCGCGGCCTTAATTTATCGACCCTAGTGGTGTTTATCAGCTTAATTTTTTGGGGCTGGCTGCTGGGCTCGGTGGGTATGCTGCTGTCGGTACCGCTAACGATGATCATCAAAATTGCCCTGGAATCGAACCACAACACCGCCAAGATTGCGGTATTGCTATCCAACGAATTGCCTCAGGAAGACAGTCGCGAAGAGGCCAGTTGA
- a CDS encoding LON peptidase substrate-binding domain-containing protein: MELAQFVLQSQILPGGRMPLRVFEPRYLRMIADATGGRRQFGICMPSPSNQTHHLSGLCQVGTLVEVVDFETLADGRLGITVEGRQRYQIKDSYQENDKLHVATVSLLPNWPHCPLPDDAINLQQLLMQIFEEHPELAELYPSPQFDDAAWLSARWLEILPLSGPDKLPFIEHPDCEKALHYLCYQLASSRLSS, encoded by the coding sequence ATGGAGCTTGCCCAGTTCGTTTTGCAAAGCCAAATACTGCCAGGTGGCCGCATGCCACTTAGGGTATTTGAACCGCGTTACCTGCGTATGATCGCCGATGCAACCGGTGGCAGACGCCAGTTTGGCATTTGCATGCCTAGCCCCAGCAATCAAACCCATCATCTTTCGGGGCTGTGCCAAGTCGGTACCCTGGTGGAAGTGGTGGACTTTGAAACCCTCGCCGATGGCCGTCTGGGCATTACCGTTGAAGGCCGCCAGCGCTACCAAATCAAAGACAGCTACCAGGAAAATGACAAGTTACACGTGGCAACGGTGTCGCTGCTACCGAATTGGCCACATTGTCCCTTGCCGGATGATGCTATCAACCTTCAACAGTTGTTGATGCAAATTTTTGAAGAGCACCCGGAGCTTGCTGAGTTATACCCTAGCCCGCAATTTGATGATGCCGCCTGGTTATCGGCACGCTGGTTAGAAATTTTGCCATTATCAGGACCCGACAAACTACCGTTTATCGAGCACCCTGACTGTGAAAAGGCCCTGCATTACCTTTGCTATCAACTGGCCTCTTCGCGACTGTCTTCCTGA
- a CDS encoding S10 family peptidase, translating to MKTLLLSLALVMAPALAADKKADAPVPAVKDQQVVTEHSVRIHGHKIEYKATTGTLVLKDDDGNPTASFFYVAYTKDGVDDPSKRPVTFTYNGGPGSSSIWLHMGGLGPRIVKVADAQEPANAPYQMVDNQDSILDTTDLVFVDPVGTGYSKAEGKKKGKDFWGVKSDKEAMTNFIRLWLTKAERWNSPKFLAGESYGTTRSALVVNDLEDHGIYINGVILMSSVLDFSTISFTPGNDLPYITYLPSYAATAWYHNTLPNKPKDLQAFMKEVRHFAGTEYAAALFKGSDISAQEKAHIIDKLHQYTGLSKTYLAQTNMRVSGSQFSKELLRSQRRTVGRLDSRFIGIDGDVAGEYAEQDPADVALSGPYTAAFNNYVRKDLKFKDDSEYYPLNYKVIMNWDWGQGGWRGYTNVTEDLRHAMSTNTKLKVMVCSGYYDLATPFFASEYTFSHLGLEPQIQKNLSFTYYPSGHMLYVNPKARAELADNLRSFIKKAY from the coding sequence GTGAAGACCCTATTGCTAAGCTTGGCGCTGGTGATGGCACCCGCCCTGGCTGCCGACAAAAAAGCCGATGCTCCTGTTCCTGCTGTTAAAGATCAACAGGTTGTAACCGAACATAGCGTTCGTATTCATGGCCACAAAATTGAGTACAAAGCCACTACCGGCACCCTGGTACTGAAAGACGATGACGGTAACCCTACCGCCAGCTTCTTCTATGTGGCTTACACCAAAGACGGTGTCGATGACCCGTCCAAGCGGCCCGTTACCTTTACCTATAACGGTGGCCCCGGTTCTTCTTCTATCTGGCTGCACATGGGTGGCCTTGGCCCACGTATCGTTAAAGTTGCCGATGCGCAAGAGCCAGCCAATGCCCCTTACCAAATGGTGGATAACCAAGACAGTATCTTAGATACCACCGACTTAGTCTTTGTTGACCCAGTGGGCACCGGCTATTCCAAAGCCGAAGGTAAAAAGAAAGGGAAAGACTTCTGGGGCGTCAAATCTGACAAAGAAGCCATGACCAACTTTATCCGTCTGTGGCTGACCAAGGCAGAGCGTTGGAACTCGCCAAAATTCCTGGCCGGCGAGTCGTACGGTACTACCCGTAGCGCCCTGGTGGTAAATGACCTGGAAGACCACGGCATTTACATCAATGGTGTCATTCTGATGTCCAGCGTGCTGGATTTCTCCACCATCAGCTTTACCCCAGGTAACGACCTGCCCTACATCACTTACCTGCCAAGCTACGCCGCCACCGCTTGGTATCACAACACGCTGCCCAACAAGCCAAAAGATCTGCAAGCTTTCATGAAGGAAGTACGCCATTTCGCTGGCACCGAATACGCAGCGGCGCTGTTTAAAGGTTCTGATATCAGCGCACAAGAAAAAGCCCATATCATCGACAAGCTGCACCAATACACTGGCCTGTCTAAAACCTACCTGGCACAAACCAATATGCGGGTGAGTGGTTCGCAGTTCAGTAAAGAGCTGCTGCGTAGCCAGCGCCGTACCGTTGGCCGCTTAGACAGCCGCTTTATTGGTATTGACGGTGATGTTGCCGGTGAATACGCCGAGCAAGATCCGGCCGACGTAGCCCTTTCCGGCCCTTACACTGCTGCCTTTAACAACTACGTACGTAAAGATCTGAAATTCAAAGATGACAGCGAGTACTACCCGCTTAACTACAAAGTCATCATGAACTGGGACTGGGGCCAAGGTGGCTGGCGTGGTTACACCAATGTCACTGAAGATCTGCGCCATGCCATGAGCACCAATACCAAGCTGAAAGTCATGGTATGCAGTGGCTACTACGATCTGGCGACCCCTTTCTTTGCCTCTGAATACACCTTCAGCCACTTGGGCCTGGAGCCGCAAATTCAGAAAAACCTGTCTTTCACCTACTACCCTTCCGGTCACATGCTGTACGTGAATCCGAAAGCGCGGGCTGAGCTGGCAGACAACCTGCGTAGCTTCATCAAAAAAGCCTACTAA
- a CDS encoding LysM peptidoglycan-binding domain-containing protein: protein MKKTALALLLPVLLAGCQTLNSTSAPAPDSQPTSTANATNDSQQDDTDTTAVAAAGDENLPPEPASSEVDVLSDDSDDNQAKNVVPYNDLWDVISHDFSLTYNAQQPRIVQQKRWFENHPKYLERVSKRAEPFLYLIVQQLEDAKMPTELALLPIVESAFDPFAYSTGRAAGMWQFISGTGKRFGLEQDYWYDGRRDVLESTKAAIAYLKYLNQMFDGDWLNALAAYNSGEGRVLRAIAYNKKRNRPTDFWHLSLPRETRAYVPRLLALAEMLKSTDGRKHFEVVANTPRLAEVKVKKQIDLSVAADLAGISVSKLHALNPGFNRWATSPNETQTLLVPKDKADNFSTQLASLPDSKRLRWARHKVKSGDSLLSLAHLYDTDVASLRKANGIHGNIIRIGQELMIPLSSQALADGRPKQAVVNRRAAITYTVRNGDNLWTIAHKYQVSVHDLAHWNRISTTKVLALNTKLTIWVNSVPGGVNRNVSYTVRNGDSLSTIANKFKVSVNDLLKWNQLDADNYLQPGQVLKLLVDVTRT, encoded by the coding sequence ATGAAAAAGACAGCTTTAGCCCTACTGCTGCCGGTATTGTTGGCCGGTTGCCAGACACTGAATTCAACATCGGCTCCTGCGCCTGACTCACAGCCAACATCGACCGCCAATGCGACTAACGACTCGCAACAGGACGATACCGATACTACCGCTGTAGCCGCCGCAGGAGATGAAAACCTCCCCCCAGAGCCTGCCAGTTCTGAGGTTGACGTTCTATCTGACGACTCAGACGACAATCAGGCCAAAAACGTTGTTCCTTACAACGATCTTTGGGATGTGATCTCCCATGATTTCTCACTGACCTACAACGCCCAGCAGCCGCGTATCGTTCAGCAGAAACGCTGGTTTGAGAATCACCCCAAATATCTCGAACGCGTTTCGAAACGGGCCGAGCCCTTTCTGTACCTGATTGTGCAGCAGTTAGAAGACGCCAAAATGCCCACCGAATTGGCATTACTGCCCATTGTGGAAAGCGCCTTTGACCCCTTTGCTTACTCCACCGGCCGCGCCGCTGGCATGTGGCAATTTATCAGTGGTACCGGTAAACGCTTTGGGCTTGAACAAGACTATTGGTATGACGGCCGTCGCGACGTACTCGAATCCACCAAGGCAGCCATTGCCTACCTCAAGTACTTAAACCAAATGTTTGACGGTGATTGGCTCAATGCCCTGGCGGCTTATAACTCGGGCGAAGGTCGGGTATTAAGGGCCATTGCCTACAACAAAAAGCGCAACCGCCCCACCGACTTTTGGCATCTGTCCCTGCCCCGTGAAACCCGCGCTTATGTACCGCGGCTACTGGCACTGGCAGAAATGCTAAAAAGCACCGATGGCCGCAAGCACTTTGAGGTTGTAGCCAACACGCCACGCCTTGCCGAAGTAAAGGTGAAAAAGCAAATTGACCTGTCGGTAGCGGCTGACCTTGCTGGCATCAGCGTTAGCAAGCTGCACGCCCTTAACCCGGGTTTTAACCGCTGGGCCACCAGTCCCAACGAAACCCAAACCTTGCTGGTCCCAAAAGATAAGGCTGACAACTTTTCTACCCAGTTAGCCTCGTTGCCAGACAGCAAACGCCTGCGCTGGGCGCGCCACAAGGTGAAAAGTGGCGACAGCCTGCTAAGCCTTGCCCATCTTTACGACACCGATGTGGCATCGCTTAGAAAAGCCAACGGCATTCACGGCAATATTATTCGTATTGGCCAAGAGCTGATGATCCCGCTATCAAGCCAAGCCTTGGCTGATGGCCGGCCCAAACAAGCGGTGGTGAATCGCCGTGCTGCCATTACCTATACGGTACGTAACGGCGATAACTTGTGGACCATTGCCCACAAGTATCAGGTGTCAGTGCACGACTTGGCCCATTGGAACCGTATTTCCACCACCAAGGTGCTGGCACTGAATACCAAACTGACCATTTGGGTGAATTCTGTGCCCGGCGGCGTTAACCGCAATGTCAGCTACACCGTGCGTAATGGTGATTCACTGTCGACCATCGCCAACAAATTTAAAGTGTCGGTAAACGACCTTTTAAAATGGAATCAGCTGGATGCCGACAACTACCTGCAACCGGGGCAAGTGCTCAAGTTGTTAGTGGATGTTACCCGCACCTAA
- the gloB gene encoding hydroxyacylglutathione hydrolase, whose protein sequence is MNKPLAHQDPVFGISAFKDNYIWAIETGHNSVAVVDPGDAEPVLAALDQRQLTLSAILITHHHRDHTGGIKTLTETYSVPVYGPGNEQIAGITHPVTEGDQVHLQARLPLQVLCVPGHTLGHIAYHGEQMLFCGDTLFSGGCGRMFEGDAPTMYSSLQKLAALADETRVYCAHEYTQANLAFAKRIEPLNQALVMYMEKVEALRQQGLPTVPSTLAQERAVNPFLRVDETVVKAAAEHYAQQPCKNAVEVFAALRRFKDES, encoded by the coding sequence ATGAACAAGCCGTTAGCGCATCAAGATCCTGTTTTTGGCATCAGTGCCTTTAAAGATAACTATATCTGGGCAATTGAAACTGGCCATAACAGCGTGGCGGTTGTTGACCCGGGCGATGCCGAACCGGTGCTGGCTGCGCTGGATCAACGCCAACTCACACTCAGTGCCATTTTAATCACCCACCACCATCGCGATCATACCGGCGGCATAAAAACGCTGACCGAGACGTATTCTGTGCCGGTTTATGGCCCGGGGAACGAGCAAATTGCCGGTATTACTCACCCTGTAACAGAGGGTGATCAGGTTCACCTTCAAGCCAGGCTCCCTTTGCAAGTACTATGCGTTCCCGGGCATACTCTTGGCCATATTGCCTACCATGGCGAGCAAATGCTGTTTTGTGGTGATACCTTGTTCAGCGGTGGTTGCGGACGCATGTTCGAAGGTGATGCACCCACCATGTACAGCTCTTTGCAAAAACTGGCTGCCTTGGCGGATGAAACGCGGGTTTATTGTGCCCACGAATACACCCAGGCAAACTTGGCTTTTGCCAAACGAATAGAGCCACTAAATCAAGCACTGGTAATGTATATGGAAAAGGTTGAGGCGCTGCGGCAACAAGGCTTGCCTACTGTGCCCTCAACCTTGGCGCAAGAAAGGGCGGTAAATCCTTTCTTGCGCGTAGACGAGACCGTCGTCAAGGCCGCTGCCGAGCACTATGCCCAGCAGCCTTGTAAGAACGCAGTCGAAGTTTTTGCGGCTTTGCGACGCTTTAAAGATGAAAGCTGA